The following are encoded together in the Penaeus monodon isolate SGIC_2016 chromosome 44, NSTDA_Pmon_1, whole genome shotgun sequence genome:
- the LOC119568525 gene encoding uncharacterized protein LOC119568525 has protein sequence MAKNAARKLACIRRITPLLDAKGCCTLYHSQVRSVMEYCPLVWSCCPPSYLELLDSVQNRAQRLSYKMPVEDRHLHFQPLQHRRDVAALCVLYKVHRQCVPYLMSLRLEQRPVSTHGTRHSNNRGQELQIPFSRTELHQRSFQPKYSRLWNTMVQQTSLHNLPACKLSRLLYIDGGPTILDNNRCFNS, from the coding sequence ATGGCGAAGAACGCGGCGAGGAAACTGGCATGCATCCGTCGCATCACGCCCCTCCTTGACGCCAAAGGCTGCTGCACGCTCTACCACTCCCAGGTTCGCTCCGTTATGGAGTACTGTCCTCTGGTGTGGTCCTGCTGCCCTCCATCATACCTGGAACTACTAGACAGTGTCCAAAATCGAGCCCAGAGACTGTCGTATAAAATGCCAGTAGAAGACCGACATTTACACTTCCAGCCACTTCAGCATCGACGAGATGTTGCAGCTCTCTGTGTACTCTACAAAGTACACAGGCAATGCGTCCCCTATCTCATGTCCCTGCGACTTGAACAACGACCGGTTTCAACGCATGGCACACGACATTCTAACAACCGCGGTCAAGAGCTGCAAATACCCTTCTCCAGGACTGAACTTCATCAACGCTCTTTTCAACCCAAATATTCCAGGCTCTGGAACACGATGGTTCAGCAAACCTCTCTGCACAACCTCCCAGCCTGCAAGCTGTCAAGGTTGCTGTACATAGATGGAGGTCCCACGATCCTGGATAATAATCGGTGTTTCAACTCATAA